A DNA window from Pyrus communis chromosome 3, drPyrComm1.1, whole genome shotgun sequence contains the following coding sequences:
- the LOC137729425 gene encoding ent-kaurene synthase, chloroplastic — MSFSHLSTLRLSTFPSPEKKSGHYFVPHAASTMPRLNGAAEVSAAVVSFEGTKERIKKMFDKVDLSVSSYDTAWVAMVPSPNSPKEPFFPECVNWLLCNQLHDGSWGPPNLQPLFTKDALLSTLACILALKQWNVGEEQINKGLHFIESNVASATDEEQQSPVGFNILFPAMIESAMNLKMNLPLGAPTLDALFHRRDFELERGYASNSEGWRTFLAFISEGFGKLQDWDLVMKYQRKNGSLFNSPSTTASAFTHLKNADCLKYLRSLLEKFGNAVPTVYPLDKYARLSMAASLENLGIDRHFREEIRSVLDETYRGWLQGDEDILSDAATCAMAFRLLRVNGYDVSADPLTQYSEDRLFNSLGGYMKDIDDALELFRASETIIHPDESVLEKQHHWTSHFLKQELSNTLIRGHKLNKHIGLEVDDALKLPRYAILGRLSTRTAIKYYNTDSTRILKSYYRCLNIGNEDFLKLAVDDFNNCQSIHREELNHLTRWVEEYRLDKLNFARQKQAYCYFSAAATLFPPELSDARISWAKNGVLTTVVDDFFDVGGSEEELINLIQLVEKWDVNVGVDCCSENVEIIFSALKNTINEIGARAFTRQGCSVTSHVIEIWLDLIKSMFKEAEWLRNKSVPTMEEYMENAYVSFALGPIVLPALYLVGPKLSEEAVGSSEFDHLYRLMSTAGRLLNDIQGFKRESAEGKLNAVSLAMIHGNGVTEEEAINEMKNVIVSKRRELLRLVLLEKGSVVPRACKDLFWNMSKVLHLFYAKHDGFTAHDLMKTVNAVMEEPILLSEL, encoded by the exons ATGTCTTTCTCTCACCTCAGCACTCTCAGACTCTCCACCTTTCCCTCaccag aaaaaaaatctgGACATTATTTCGTGCCACATGCAGCTTCAACAATGCCGAGATTAAATGGGGCAGCGGAGGTCAGTGCTGCTGTTGTG AGTTTTGAGGGTACTAAAGAAAGAATAAAGAAGATGTTCGACAAAGTTGATCTCTCGGTTTCCTCGTATGACACTGCTTGGGTGGCAATGGTCCCTTCTCCAAATTCCCCGAAGGAACCTTTCTTCCCTGAATGCGTAAACTGGTTATTGTGTAATCAACTCCATGATGGTTCATGGGGTCCTCCTAATTTGCAACCCTTGTTCACAAAAGATGCTCTCTTATCTACCTTAGCATGCATCCTTGCACTGAAGCAGTGGAATGTTGGTGAAGAACAAATTAACAAGG GGCTACATTTCATCGAATCAAATGTAGCTTCAGCTACTGATGAAGAACAACAATCTCCTGTTGGATTTAATATATTGTTTCCTGCGATGATTGAGTCTGCAATGAATTTGAAGATGAACCTTCCCTTGGGTGCTCCAACCCTAGACGCCTTATTTCACAGAAGAGACTTTGAGCTGGAAAG AGGCTATGCAAGCAACTCAGAGGGGTGGAGAACGTTCTTAGCATTTATTTCAGAAGGATTTGGAAAGTTGCAGGATTGGGACCTGGTCATGAAGTATCAAAGGAAGAATGGGTCCTTGTTTAATTCACCATCAACCACCGCCTCTGCTTTTACTCACCTTAAGAATGCTGATTGCCTTAAGTACCTACGCTCACTCCTAGAGAAGTTTGGGAATGCAG TTCCAACAGTCTATCCTCTAGATAAATATGCCCGTCTTTCTATGGCTGCCAGTCTTGAAAATTTGGGTATTGATCGACATTTCAGGGAGGAAATTAGAAGTGTACTGGATGAAACATACAG AGGCTGGCTGCAGGGTGATGAAGATATATTATCAGATGCTGCCACCTGCGCAATGGCATTTCGACTCTTACGTGTTAATGGATATGATGTTTCTGCAg ATCCATTAACTCAATATTCAGAAGATCGTTTGTTCAATTCCCTTGGAGGGTATATGAAGGACATCGATGATGCCTTAGAGTTGTTTAGAGCTTCAGAAACCATCATACATCCTGATGAATCAGTTCTAGAGAAACAACATCACTGGACGAGTCATTTTCTGAAGCAGGAGTTATCCAATACTTTAATTCGGGGTCATAAACTGAATAAGCATATCGGCCTAGAG GTGGATGATGCTCTTAAACTTCCTCGCTATGCAATTCTGGGCCGGTTGTCAACCAGGACAGCtataaaatattacaacacagaCAGTACaaggattttaaaatcttaTTATCG TTGTTTGAATATTGGAAATGAAGATTTCCTAAAGCTGGCTGTGGATGACTTCAATAATTGCCAATCTATACACCGTGAAGAACTCAACCATCTTACTAG GTGGGTTGAGGAGTACAGATTAGACAAGCTAAACTTTGCCAGACAGAAGCAGGCATACTGTTACTTCTCTGCTGCTGCAACCCTTTTTCCTCCTGAACTATCAGATGCACGCATATCATGGGCCAAAAATGGAGTCCTTACGACTGTGGTCGATGATTTCTTTGACGTTGGAGGTTCCGAAGAGGAACTGATAAACCTCATACAATTGGTTGAGAA GTGGGATGTGAATGTGGGTGTTGATTGTTGTTCCGAGAATgttgaaattatattttcagCACTCAAGAACACAATCAACGAGATTGGAGCCAGGGCATTCACGCGGCAAGGATGCAGTGTGACAAGTCATGTGATAGAGATT TGGTTGGATTTGATCAAGTCTATGTTCAAGGAAGCCGAATGGTTGAGAAATAAGTCAGTTCCAACAATGGAGGAGTATATGGAAAATGCATATGTATCATTTGCCTTGGGACCGATTGTCCTTCCAGCTCTCTATTTGGTTGGGCCTAAGCTTTCAGAGGAGGCTGTAGGAAGTTCCGAATTTGATCATCTGTATCGACTCATGAGCACTGCTGGGCGCCTTCTCAATGATATCCAAGGGTTTAAG AGGGAATCTGCAGAAGGGAAGCTAAATGCTGTGTCCTTGGCCATGATTCATGGCAACGGTGTTACCGAGGAAGAGGCCATTAACGAGATGAAGAATGTAATAGTCAGCAAGAGGAGAGAATTGCTAAGATTAGTTTTGCTCGAGAAGGGTAGCGTAGTTCCGAGAGCTTGCAAAGATTTGTTTTGGAACATGAGCAAAGTGCTGCACCTGTTTTACGCTAAGCATGATGGATTCACAGCACATGATCTGATGAAGACGGTAAATGCGGTAATGGAAGAACCTATCCTTCTCAGCGAACTGTAA
- the LOC137729553 gene encoding uncharacterized protein, translated as MNKGKIFKLAKGFRGRAKNCIRIARERVEKALQYSYRDRRTKKRDMRSLWIQRINAGTRIHGVNYGNFMHGLMKENIQLNRKVLSELSMHEPHSFKSLVDISRSAFPGNKNVVPAPQKKGLQILV; from the exons ATGAATAAGGGTAAGATTTTCAAGCTAGCCAAGGGCTTCAGGGGAAGGGCCAAGAATTGCATAAGGATTGCCAGAGAGAGGGTGGAGAAGGCCTTGCAGTATTCCTACAGGGATCGCCGCACCAAGAAGCGAGACATGCGCTCCCTGTGGATCCAGCGTATCAATGCTGGCACCCGCATCCATGGA GTTAACTATGGAAACTTCATGCATGGGTTGATGAAGGAGAACATTCAGCTGAACAGGAAAGTTCTGTCGGAGCTTTCAATGCATGAACCACACAGTTTCAAGTCCCTGGTAGACATTTCTCGCAGCGCCTTCCCAGGAAACAAGAACGTGGTGCCCGCTCCTCAGAAAAAAGGCCTCCAAATTCTTGTGTAA